One segment of Rosa chinensis cultivar Old Blush chromosome 6, RchiOBHm-V2, whole genome shotgun sequence DNA contains the following:
- the LOC112170526 gene encoding esterase — protein sequence MGYSPKVIISLFCSYMLILHITCSAVIPALALKDCEFPAIFNFGDSNSDTGGFAASSLPSTPTPPYGETYFHMPAGRFSDGRLIIDFLAKSLGHPYLSAYLDSLGTNFSYGANFATAASTIRLPDFILPAGGFSPFYLDIQYLQFLQLKSRSQLIRRRGGIFASLMPKEEYFSKALYTFDTGQNDLGEGFSGNLTIQEVNASVPDIITGFSTNIKKIYDLGARSLWIHNTGPIGCLPYIQANFPSAQKDEIGCAKAYNEVAEHFNHELKQAIVQLRKDLPKAAFTYVDVYSVKYSLFKEPEKYGFELPLVACCGYGGKYNYNGTAECGAIITVNGSQIFVGSCKNPSTRVVWDGIHYTEAAAKFIFDKISTGAYSDPPLPLKQACQRSLN from the exons ATGGGGTACTCTCCTAAAGTTATCATTTCTCTGTTCTGCTCCTATATGCTTATATTGCATATTACATGTAGTGCTGTGATCCCTGCCTTGGCTTTGAAAGACTGTGAGTTTCCTGCCATCTTCAACTTCGGAGACTCAAATTCAGATACTGGTGGATTTGCCGCATCATCCCTTCCATCAACACCAACCCCACCTTATGGAGAGACCTATTTCCATATGCCGGCCGGAAGATTCTCTGATGGAAGACTCATCATCGATTTCCTTG CAAAGAGTCTTGGTCACCCTTATCTAAGCGCATATCTGGATTCTCTCGGGACAAATTTCTCGTATGGTGCAAATTTTGCAACTGCAGCTTCCACTATCAGACTCCCAGATTTCATTTTACCAGCCGGTGGATTTAGTCCCTTCTACCTTGATATTCAATATCTGCAGTTCCTGCAACTAAAATCCAGATCACAACTCATAAGGCGTCGAG ggGGAATATTTGCAAGTTTAATGCCCAAGGAGGAGTACTTTTCCAAAGCTTTATACACATTCGACACTGGCCAGAATGATCTTGGCGAGGGATTTTCCGGTAACCTGACTATACAGGAAGTAAATGCATCTGTTCCTGATATAATCACTGGTTTCTCAACGAATATCAAG AAAATATATGATTTGGGAGCAAGATCATTATGGATCCACAATACCGGGCCGATTGGCTGTCTCCCTTACATTCAGGCAAACTTCCCATCAGCTCAGAAAGATGAGATTGGCTGTGCAAAGGCTTACAATGAAGTAGCTGAGCATTTTAACCATGAGCTGAAGCAGGCCATAGTTCAACTCAGGAAGGATCTTCCTAAGGCTGCATTTACTTATGTAGATGTGTATTCTGTCAAATACTCTCTTTTCAAGGAACCCGAGAAATATG GATTTGAGCTCCCACTTGTTGCTTGTTGTGGCTACGGTGGTAAGTACAACTATAACGGCACTGCTGAATGTGGAGCAATAATTACAGTCAATGGAAGCCAAATCTTTGTTGGTTCATGCAAAAACCCCTCAACTAGAGTTGTCTGGGATGGTATTCATTACACCGAGGCAGCTGCAAAAtttatttttgataaaatttcAACTGGAGCATATTCAGATCCACCTCTTCCCTTGAAACAAGcatgtcaaaggagtttgaactAA